The Deltaproteobacteria bacterium genome has a segment encoding these proteins:
- the cas6 gene encoding CRISPR system precrRNA processing endoribonuclease RAMP protein Cas6 — protein sequence MPHPFVMRAPREEKGTYDAGEAIGGELVLIGRAGYYVRRVTDALELMGKLGLGQERGRCILEEVRPVGRFEMEPAAVRSDGSGRWKGLHALRRGMSGEGSGSDVRLNFLTPLRLKYTGKFVSNVEFHHIVRNLLRRVSAMAQFHCSLDAGSFNFGNCISQAKGVRAVHRDVRWKDWPTCSRKHTEKVFLGGITGAVTFSEVPPEYLSLLEVGEELHVGKAASFGLGRYELEVNRTASPEYGQTYPRFRERRPGAVSINAFSVGSTFV from the coding sequence GTGCCCCATCCCTTTGTGATGCGCGCGCCCCGGGAAGAAAAAGGAACCTATGATGCGGGAGAGGCCATCGGAGGCGAGCTGGTCTTGATCGGCCGGGCCGGATATTATGTCCGACGAGTGACGGACGCCTTGGAGCTGATGGGCAAGCTCGGTCTCGGACAGGAGAGAGGTCGCTGCATTCTAGAAGAAGTCCGGCCCGTCGGACGATTCGAAATGGAACCGGCTGCGGTCCGGTCCGATGGATCCGGCCGCTGGAAGGGACTTCATGCGCTCAGGAGGGGAATGTCCGGAGAAGGGTCAGGGTCCGATGTCCGACTCAACTTTCTGACTCCGCTCCGACTCAAATACACGGGCAAGTTCGTGTCCAATGTTGAATTTCACCATATCGTCCGCAACCTGCTGCGCCGCGTCTCGGCCATGGCCCAATTCCATTGCTCTTTGGACGCCGGGAGTTTCAACTTCGGAAACTGCATCAGCCAGGCGAAGGGCGTCCGCGCCGTTCATCGAGACGTTCGGTGGAAAGACTGGCCTACGTGCTCTCGAAAGCACACCGAAAAAGTGTTCCTGGGAGGAATCACCGGAGCCGTCACATTCTCCGAAGTACCTCCCGAGTATCTGTCTCTTCTCGAAGTAGGCGAGGAACTTCATGTGGGCAAGGCGGCCAGCTTCGGATTAGGGCGCTACGAACTCGAAGTGAACCGAACCGCTTCGCCGGAGTATGGACAAACGTATCCGCGTTTCCGAGAAAGGCGCCCCGGTGCGGTGTCCATAAATGCGTTCTCCGTCGGGAGCACATTCGTCTGA
- a CDS encoding enoyl-CoA hydratase/isomerase: protein MKYVCIKLEFAGNIAILTLNKPEALNAVSFEMLRELADGMEQIESRADEIRCLLFTGAGRGFCSGADITGFTDYMTAGNERDIGEPLETWYNPLFLRLRDLGMPIITAVNGPAAGVGMSLALMGDLVLAARSCYFLQAFSRVGLIPDGGATYLLPRLVGRARAMELSMLAEKLPAETALQWGLINRVYDDEQLMPEALKMAKRLSEGPTATYRLLRKAYWRSLENTYGEQLDLERILQKDAGRTEDFIEGSLAFLERRPARFKGR from the coding sequence ATGAAATATGTCTGCATTAAGCTCGAGTTCGCCGGAAACATCGCCATTCTGACTCTCAACAAGCCGGAAGCTCTGAATGCCGTATCGTTCGAGATGCTCCGGGAACTTGCGGATGGGATGGAACAGATCGAGAGCCGCGCGGACGAGATTCGCTGTCTGCTGTTCACCGGGGCCGGGCGCGGATTCTGCTCCGGAGCGGACATAACCGGCTTTACGGATTACATGACGGCCGGTAATGAGCGTGATATCGGAGAACCGCTTGAAACATGGTATAATCCGTTATTTCTCCGGCTGAGAGATCTCGGGATGCCCATTATAACGGCGGTCAACGGACCCGCGGCGGGAGTGGGCATGAGCCTGGCGCTCATGGGCGATCTTGTCCTCGCAGCCCGCTCCTGTTATTTCCTGCAGGCCTTCAGCCGCGTCGGCCTGATTCCGGACGGAGGCGCCACCTATCTCCTTCCCCGCCTGGTGGGCCGGGCGCGCGCCATGGAACTGTCCATGCTTGCGGAGAAACTGCCGGCCGAGACGGCCCTTCAATGGGGCCTCATCAACCGCGTCTACGATGACGAACAGCTCATGCCCGAAGCCCTTAAAATGGCAAAGAGATTGTCCGAAGGGCCCACCGCGACGTATCGGCTTCTGCGCAAAGCCTATTGGCGGAGTCTGGAAAATACGTACGGGGAACAGCTCGATCTCGAACGCATACTCCAGAAAGATGCGGGACGGACCGAAGACTTCATCGAGGGCTCGTTGGCGTTTCTCGAGCGGAGACCGGCGCGGTTCAAGGGAAGATGA
- a CDS encoding 4Fe-4S binding protein, which translates to MGENVFRRLQEQLDQYSIGFPASESGIEIELLKEMFTEEEAAMFTALTAELETPESVAGRLCRPIEEVADRLEDMAGKGLLFRTRQGTSTAYSAIPFIHGLLEFQIDRSDKDVKKIVKIAGRYINEKLKHNMAEGSDLFLRTVPVHRSIAAMSHVAPYEDAREILRNEETIVLTDCACRKQKSYFGKDCGKPLEVCFMFGPMGEYYVENGLGRKIDLKEALDVLEKAHDAGLITQPAAAMKPFTMCNCCVDCCGFLRAASKHPNPADLVFSNHVVRVDQNRCTGCETCLARCGMGAVRMNADGVAETEPARCIGCGLCVSTCPEGARELIPKPGGKHRTPPADTPSQMRAMAKKRGITRTDPSRIVSFGF; encoded by the coding sequence ATGGGAGAAAATGTGTTTCGACGATTACAGGAACAGCTTGATCAGTACTCGATCGGTTTTCCCGCCTCGGAATCCGGCATCGAAATCGAGTTGCTGAAAGAGATGTTCACCGAAGAGGAGGCCGCCATGTTCACTGCACTGACGGCTGAACTCGAGACACCCGAATCGGTGGCGGGCAGGCTGTGCCGGCCGATTGAAGAGGTAGCGGATCGGCTCGAGGATATGGCCGGGAAAGGGCTCTTGTTCCGCACACGGCAGGGGACTTCAACAGCCTACAGCGCCATACCGTTCATCCACGGTCTGCTTGAATTCCAGATCGACCGCTCGGACAAGGACGTAAAAAAAATAGTCAAAATTGCGGGACGATATATCAATGAGAAGTTGAAGCATAACATGGCGGAAGGATCGGATCTTTTCCTGCGAACCGTTCCTGTTCACCGTTCCATAGCCGCCATGTCTCATGTGGCCCCTTATGAGGACGCCCGCGAAATACTCCGAAACGAAGAAACCATCGTCCTTACGGATTGCGCTTGCAGAAAGCAGAAATCCTATTTTGGAAAGGATTGTGGGAAGCCGCTGGAGGTCTGTTTCATGTTCGGGCCCATGGGGGAATACTATGTAGAAAACGGCCTCGGACGAAAGATCGATTTGAAGGAGGCCCTGGATGTCCTGGAGAAGGCCCATGATGCGGGCCTGATCACTCAACCGGCTGCGGCGATGAAGCCGTTCACCATGTGCAACTGCTGCGTGGACTGCTGCGGGTTTCTCCGGGCCGCCAGCAAACATCCCAACCCGGCGGACCTGGTTTTCTCCAATCATGTCGTAAGGGTGGACCAGAACCGGTGCACCGGCTGCGAGACATGCCTGGCTCGCTGCGGCATGGGCGCGGTACGGATGAATGCCGACGGCGTGGCGGAGACGGAACCGGCTCGGTGTATCGGGTGTGGACTCTGCGTAAGCACCTGCCCGGAAGGCGCCAGAGAGCTCATACCCAAACCCGGCGGGAAACATCGCACACCCCCGGCGGACACGCCTTCACAGATGAGGGCCATGGCCAAAAAAAGGGGCATTACCCGGACGGACCCCTCGCGAATCGTGTCGTTTGGTTTTTGA